A single Anabas testudineus chromosome 10, fAnaTes1.2, whole genome shotgun sequence DNA region contains:
- the LOC113160157 gene encoding F-box only protein 38-like isoform X1, which translates to MGPRRKASKLQPVGGNLGGEPVLRHSEPKDYINELSHEVLCHIFRYLPMKDIMCLECLSRKLREAVTLYLRVVKVVDLCAGRWWEYMPSGFTDNSFLLLLKKMPDLEQLYGLHPRYLERRRVRGYEAFSIPGVLEALQACPNLLGVETSHLELVEAIWNYMPQVHILGKFRNRNGAFPIPAENKLTIPITAKIQTLHLVGVNVPEIPCVSMLRHLYLKWVRLTKPQPFKDFLCVSLRTFVMRNCAGPANSLKYVPLVTGLASARNLEQLELVRVPFLGGLIQHVVEDSWRSGGFRNLHTIVFGACKNALEVDLGYLIITAARRLHELRIQPSLTKDGVFSALKMAELEFPQFETLHLGYVDEFLLQCKMSHSELVKYGLADVIENPGIITDIGVKVVNEVFTNIKHLLIYNCPHLHNPHYWITDQSRWSRLVDLTLVRCHAVKLESFSQFIELLPSLEFICLDQMFREPPKGCARVGLSAGTGIGVSSALVSNQNSNNDNNNNNHHHHNNEANLPPAPPPVINNNNQRLQQQQHHNVAVDENGIEDEEEDEEDDEVILEKENMEVEPQKQPKSSEGKVGVEEAGVCSGPSCPARAPQPPDEEQAGPSGLVQQCRPSSTIVPKPPLVISDSDSEEDEGLVSRLIPASCVQEPAAHTEGKGKTPLRRNNNVAVSVGQTKAQVSESTCEKSCQVTSEQIKADMKAAAENSWRTTSKGITIEAGETTARPGADNGIAQRNISAGAEGRTGMRPMTGSGGRTGPGSVMSRQVGGYGRVVTGTTYRTSTTDTAAGPDWTNDGAEGGGSCARDVRVRQGSGPASVDNSEPRCATVNRAARVPTLPAGQGERQPAHAESHSSARSGPQQGRARYEDFVPRRPLTRSCTRMSSVPLVPETVTEPWVCGFMLVHISSSLKYQYVGYPFAVSHIMELKVCPSKLKRFKDKT; encoded by the exons ATGGGTCCAAGGAGGAAGGCATCTAAACTCCAGCCTGTAGGGGGCAACCTAGGAGGAGAACCAGtcctgagacacagtgagcCCAAAGACTACATCAACGAGCTGTCTCATGAAGTTCTTTGTCATATATTCAG gtaCCTTCCCATGAAGGACATCATGTGTTTGGAGTGTCTGTCCAGAAAGCTTCGAGAAGCTGTGACTCTGTACCTGCGAGTCGTCAAAGTAGTGGATCTTTGTGCTGGTCGCTGGTGGGAGTATATGCCTTCAG GTTTTACAGACAACAGCTTTCTGCTCCTTTTGAAGAAGATGCCAGATTTGGAGCAGTTATATGGACTCCACCCTCGATATCTAGAGAGGAGACGGGTCCGTGGCTACGAGGCTTTTAGTATACCTGGAGTCCTAGAAGCACTACAAGCATGTCCCAATCTGCTG GGTGTGGAGACCTCACATCTGGAGCTTGTGGAGGCCATATGGAACTACATGCCCCAAGTTCACATACTGGGAAAGTTCCGCAATCGTAATGGGGCTTTTCCCATTCCTGCTGAGAACAAACTGACCATCCCTATAACTGCAAAAATCCAGACCTTACATCTAGTGG GTGTGAATGTCCCAGAGATCCCCTGTGTGTCCATGCTGCGCCACCTTTACCTGAAGTGGGTCCGTCTCACCAAGCCACAGCCATTTAAAGACTTTCTGTGTGTAAGCCTGAGAACCTTTGTCATGCGTAACTGTGCAGGGCCAGCCAACTCCCTCAAATACGTTCCCCTGGTTACTGGTTTAGCATCAGCTCGCAACCTTGAGCAGCTGGAGCTAGTGAGAGTTCCTTTTCTGGGAGGGCTGATCCAGCATGTGGTGGAGGATAGCTGGAGATCAG GAGGATTTCGGAACCTCCACACCATTGTATTTGGAGCCTGTAAGAACGCCCTGGAAGTGGACCTGGGCTATCTCATCATAACTGCTGCTCGCAG GCTTCATGAGCTGCGTATCCAGCCCTCACTGACGAAAGATGGAGTATTTTCTGCTCTCAAAATGGCTGAACTAGAGTTTCCGCAGTTTGAGACACTTCATCTAGGATATGTGGATGAGTTCCTGCTGCAAT GTAAGATGAGCCATTCGGAGCTGGTGAAGTACGGTCTGGCAGATGTCATTGAAAATCCAGGCATCATCACAGATATTGGTGTAAAGGTGGTGAACGAAGTGTTCACTAATATTAAACACCTGCTTATCTACAACTGTCCTCACTTGCATAACCCTCATTACTGGATCACAG ATCAGTCAAGATGGAGTCGTCTCGTTGATCTCACTCTTGTTCGCTGCCATGCTGTAAAATTGGAATCCTTCTCCCAGTTCATAGAGTTACTGCCCAGCCTGGAGTTTATCTGCCTGGACCAGATGTTCAGAGAACCACCAAAG GGTTGTGCCAGGGTTGGCCTGAGTGCAGGAACTGGCATTGGTGTGTCATCAGCACTGGTGAGCAACCAGAACtcaaacaatgacaacaacaacaacaaccaccaccatcacAATAATGAGGCCAACCTGCCTCCTGCTCCACCACctgtcatcaacaacaacaatcaaaggctacagcagcagcaacaccatAATG TGGCAGTGGATGAAAATGGGatagaagatgaggaggaagatgaggaagatgacGAAGTGATCTTGGAGAAAGAGAACATGGAGGTTGAGCCTCAGAAACAACCAAAAAGCTCAGAAGGAAAAGTGGGAGTGGAAGAAGCTGGTGTGTGTTCAGGGCCCAGTTGTCCAGCTAGAGCACCACAACCTCCTGATGAGGAGCAAGCAG GGCCCAGTGGTTTAGTTCAGCAGTGCAGGCCATCTAGCACTATTGTTCCCAAACCCCCACTGGTCATCTCGGACTCAGACAGTGAGGAAGATGAGGGCCTTGTTTCAAGACTAATTCCTGCTTCCTGTGTGCAGGAGCCTGCTGCACATACAGAAG GAAAAGGAAAGACTCCTCTGCGGCGGAACAATAATGTTGCTGTATCAGTTGGTCAGACAAAGGCCCAGGTGTCAGAGAGCACCTGTGAGAAGAGCTGTCAAGTGACCAGTGAACAGATCAAGGCAGACATGAAGGCTGCTGCTGAGAACAGCTGGAGGACTACCAGTAAAGGTATTACTATTGAGGCTGGGGAGACCACTGCAAGACCAGGAGCTGACAATGGCATAGCACAGAGAAATATCAGCGCTGGGGCAGAAGGAAGGACTGGCATGAGGCCAATGACTGGATCTGGGGGCAGGACTGGACCAGGGTCAGTCATGTCCAGGCAGGTGGGTGGATATGGAAGGGTGGTCACAGGGACCACCTACAGAACATCCACAACTGACACAGCTGCAGGACCCGACTGGACTAATGATGGTGCAGAGGGGGGGGGCAGTTGTGCGAGGGATGTCAGAGTGAGGCAGGGCTCTGGTCCTGCCAGTGTGGACAATTCAGAGCCCAGATGTGCCACTGTAAACCGTGCTGCCAGGGTACCAACACTTCCAGCtggacagggagagagacaacCTGCTCATGCAGAATCTCACTCTTCTGCTCGTTCAGGTCCACAGCAAGGTCGCGCTAGATATGAGGACTTTGTTCCTAGGCGACCTTTGACCAGGTCTTGCACCCGTATGTCTTCTGTGCCCCTGGTACCTGAGACAG TTACAGAGCCTTGGGTTTGCGGTTTCATGTTAGTGCACATATCAAGCTCTCTTAAGTACCAATATGTTGGCTATCCATTTGCAGTCAGTCACATTATGGAATTAAAAGTTTGTCCCTCTAAACTCAAAAgattcaaagacaaaacataa
- the LOC113160157 gene encoding F-box only protein 38-like isoform X2 produces the protein MPQVHILGKFRNRNGAFPIPAENKLTIPITAKIQTLHLVGVNVPEIPCVSMLRHLYLKWVRLTKPQPFKDFLCVSLRTFVMRNCAGPANSLKYVPLVTGLASARNLEQLELVRVPFLGGLIQHVVEDSWRSGGFRNLHTIVFGACKNALEVDLGYLIITAARRLHELRIQPSLTKDGVFSALKMAELEFPQFETLHLGYVDEFLLQCKMSHSELVKYGLADVIENPGIITDIGVKVVNEVFTNIKHLLIYNCPHLHNPHYWITDQSRWSRLVDLTLVRCHAVKLESFSQFIELLPSLEFICLDQMFREPPKGCARVGLSAGTGIGVSSALVSNQNSNNDNNNNNHHHHNNEANLPPAPPPVINNNNQRLQQQQHHNVAVDENGIEDEEEDEEDDEVILEKENMEVEPQKQPKSSEGKVGVEEAGVCSGPSCPARAPQPPDEEQAGPSGLVQQCRPSSTIVPKPPLVISDSDSEEDEGLVSRLIPASCVQEPAAHTEGKGKTPLRRNNNVAVSVGQTKAQVSESTCEKSCQVTSEQIKADMKAAAENSWRTTSKGITIEAGETTARPGADNGIAQRNISAGAEGRTGMRPMTGSGGRTGPGSVMSRQVGGYGRVVTGTTYRTSTTDTAAGPDWTNDGAEGGGSCARDVRVRQGSGPASVDNSEPRCATVNRAARVPTLPAGQGERQPAHAESHSSARSGPQQGRARYEDFVPRRPLTRSCTRMSSVPLVPETVTEPWVCGFMLVHISSSLKYQYVGYPFAVSHIMELKVCPSKLKRFKDKT, from the exons ATGCCCCAAGTTCACATACTGGGAAAGTTCCGCAATCGTAATGGGGCTTTTCCCATTCCTGCTGAGAACAAACTGACCATCCCTATAACTGCAAAAATCCAGACCTTACATCTAGTGG GTGTGAATGTCCCAGAGATCCCCTGTGTGTCCATGCTGCGCCACCTTTACCTGAAGTGGGTCCGTCTCACCAAGCCACAGCCATTTAAAGACTTTCTGTGTGTAAGCCTGAGAACCTTTGTCATGCGTAACTGTGCAGGGCCAGCCAACTCCCTCAAATACGTTCCCCTGGTTACTGGTTTAGCATCAGCTCGCAACCTTGAGCAGCTGGAGCTAGTGAGAGTTCCTTTTCTGGGAGGGCTGATCCAGCATGTGGTGGAGGATAGCTGGAGATCAG GAGGATTTCGGAACCTCCACACCATTGTATTTGGAGCCTGTAAGAACGCCCTGGAAGTGGACCTGGGCTATCTCATCATAACTGCTGCTCGCAG GCTTCATGAGCTGCGTATCCAGCCCTCACTGACGAAAGATGGAGTATTTTCTGCTCTCAAAATGGCTGAACTAGAGTTTCCGCAGTTTGAGACACTTCATCTAGGATATGTGGATGAGTTCCTGCTGCAAT GTAAGATGAGCCATTCGGAGCTGGTGAAGTACGGTCTGGCAGATGTCATTGAAAATCCAGGCATCATCACAGATATTGGTGTAAAGGTGGTGAACGAAGTGTTCACTAATATTAAACACCTGCTTATCTACAACTGTCCTCACTTGCATAACCCTCATTACTGGATCACAG ATCAGTCAAGATGGAGTCGTCTCGTTGATCTCACTCTTGTTCGCTGCCATGCTGTAAAATTGGAATCCTTCTCCCAGTTCATAGAGTTACTGCCCAGCCTGGAGTTTATCTGCCTGGACCAGATGTTCAGAGAACCACCAAAG GGTTGTGCCAGGGTTGGCCTGAGTGCAGGAACTGGCATTGGTGTGTCATCAGCACTGGTGAGCAACCAGAACtcaaacaatgacaacaacaacaacaaccaccaccatcacAATAATGAGGCCAACCTGCCTCCTGCTCCACCACctgtcatcaacaacaacaatcaaaggctacagcagcagcaacaccatAATG TGGCAGTGGATGAAAATGGGatagaagatgaggaggaagatgaggaagatgacGAAGTGATCTTGGAGAAAGAGAACATGGAGGTTGAGCCTCAGAAACAACCAAAAAGCTCAGAAGGAAAAGTGGGAGTGGAAGAAGCTGGTGTGTGTTCAGGGCCCAGTTGTCCAGCTAGAGCACCACAACCTCCTGATGAGGAGCAAGCAG GGCCCAGTGGTTTAGTTCAGCAGTGCAGGCCATCTAGCACTATTGTTCCCAAACCCCCACTGGTCATCTCGGACTCAGACAGTGAGGAAGATGAGGGCCTTGTTTCAAGACTAATTCCTGCTTCCTGTGTGCAGGAGCCTGCTGCACATACAGAAG GAAAAGGAAAGACTCCTCTGCGGCGGAACAATAATGTTGCTGTATCAGTTGGTCAGACAAAGGCCCAGGTGTCAGAGAGCACCTGTGAGAAGAGCTGTCAAGTGACCAGTGAACAGATCAAGGCAGACATGAAGGCTGCTGCTGAGAACAGCTGGAGGACTACCAGTAAAGGTATTACTATTGAGGCTGGGGAGACCACTGCAAGACCAGGAGCTGACAATGGCATAGCACAGAGAAATATCAGCGCTGGGGCAGAAGGAAGGACTGGCATGAGGCCAATGACTGGATCTGGGGGCAGGACTGGACCAGGGTCAGTCATGTCCAGGCAGGTGGGTGGATATGGAAGGGTGGTCACAGGGACCACCTACAGAACATCCACAACTGACACAGCTGCAGGACCCGACTGGACTAATGATGGTGCAGAGGGGGGGGGCAGTTGTGCGAGGGATGTCAGAGTGAGGCAGGGCTCTGGTCCTGCCAGTGTGGACAATTCAGAGCCCAGATGTGCCACTGTAAACCGTGCTGCCAGGGTACCAACACTTCCAGCtggacagggagagagacaacCTGCTCATGCAGAATCTCACTCTTCTGCTCGTTCAGGTCCACAGCAAGGTCGCGCTAGATATGAGGACTTTGTTCCTAGGCGACCTTTGACCAGGTCTTGCACCCGTATGTCTTCTGTGCCCCTGGTACCTGAGACAG TTACAGAGCCTTGGGTTTGCGGTTTCATGTTAGTGCACATATCAAGCTCTCTTAAGTACCAATATGTTGGCTATCCATTTGCAGTCAGTCACATTATGGAATTAAAAGTTTGTCCCTCTAAACTCAAAAgattcaaagacaaaacataa